In the Brucella anthropi ATCC 49188 genome, one interval contains:
- a CDS encoding GNAT family N-acetyltransferase, translated as MMDTHAIAREKIVVRALEKGDLHRYRAIRLSALQRAPMAFGSSFEEENAYSDSVFARRLEQVDGNVVFGAFDGENLLGTAGLFRHDRKSERHRGTLWGVYVAPEARGLDLGKALVSKVIDHAAKQVVVLDAKVVATNEAAKRVYYALGFKTFGVEPKSLYVQGQYLDQELIYIDFTDPVWKDKLG; from the coding sequence ATGATGGATACTCATGCAATCGCACGCGAGAAGATCGTGGTGCGTGCGCTCGAAAAGGGCGATCTGCATCGCTATCGAGCCATAAGATTAAGCGCTTTGCAGCGTGCGCCAATGGCCTTCGGTTCGAGTTTCGAAGAAGAGAATGCCTATTCGGACAGCGTGTTCGCACGCCGTCTGGAGCAGGTGGACGGCAATGTGGTTTTCGGTGCCTTCGACGGTGAAAACCTGCTGGGAACGGCTGGCCTTTTCCGCCACGACCGCAAGTCCGAACGCCATCGCGGCACGCTCTGGGGTGTCTATGTGGCCCCCGAAGCGCGCGGGCTGGACTTGGGCAAGGCTCTCGTCAGCAAGGTCATCGACCATGCCGCAAAGCAGGTCGTCGTTCTGGATGCCAAGGTGGTGGCCACGAATGAAGCCGCCAAGCGCGTCTATTATGCGCTCGGTTTCAAGACTTTCGGTGTCGAACCCAAGTCACTTTACGTGCAGGGCCAGTATCTGGATCAGGAATTGATCTATATCGATTTCACCGATCCGGTCTGGAAAGACAAACTCGGATGA